The following proteins are encoded in a genomic region of Dyadobacter sp. UC 10:
- a CDS encoding n-acyl-d-glucosamine 2-epimerase has protein sequence MEIDSYIDLYRGGLLNNVIPFWAQHSPDVRYGGYFTCLDSHGNVFDTDKFVWLQCRQVWCFSMLYNKVEQKQEWLDTALLGAGFLEKYGRDQNGDWYFSLSREGAPLTQSYNIFSDCFASMAFGQLYKATQNPEHARISVDTFHRILSRKENPKGIYDKNFPGTRPLKGFALPMILCNLVLEIEHLLLPELVESTIQNGINAILHEFYRPEFGLILENITPDGHFSDSFEGRLINPGHAIEAMWFLMDLAERSNNKELAQQATNITLDILEFGWDKKYGGIYYFLDVKGLPPQQLEWDQKLWWVHIETLISLLKGYLHTGDERCWAWFEKVHEYTWTHFADQQNPEWFGYLNRQGEVLLPLKGGKWKGCFHVPRGLYQCWKTLEAIREKKSSEIQFS, from the coding sequence ATGGAAATTGACAGTTACATAGATCTGTATCGGGGCGGTTTATTAAACAACGTGATCCCGTTCTGGGCACAGCACTCGCCGGATGTCCGGTATGGAGGTTACTTCACTTGCCTGGACAGTCACGGAAATGTGTTTGATACGGATAAGTTTGTCTGGCTTCAATGCCGCCAGGTCTGGTGCTTTTCCATGTTATATAATAAAGTGGAACAAAAGCAGGAGTGGCTCGATACTGCGCTGCTTGGTGCCGGGTTTCTTGAAAAATACGGGCGGGACCAAAATGGGGACTGGTATTTTTCGCTGAGTCGCGAGGGTGCGCCGCTTACACAGTCCTACAATATTTTTTCCGACTGTTTTGCTTCCATGGCATTCGGGCAGCTGTATAAAGCCACACAAAACCCGGAACATGCCCGGATTTCGGTGGATACTTTTCACAGGATTTTGAGCAGGAAAGAAAATCCGAAAGGTATTTATGATAAAAATTTTCCGGGAACCCGTCCTCTGAAGGGTTTTGCCCTTCCCATGATACTGTGCAACCTGGTGCTGGAGATTGAACATTTGCTCCTCCCCGAACTGGTAGAAAGTACCATTCAGAACGGGATCAATGCGATCCTCCATGAATTCTATCGTCCGGAGTTCGGCCTGATACTGGAAAATATTACGCCCGACGGGCATTTTTCAGATTCCTTTGAGGGGCGTTTGATAAACCCCGGGCACGCTATCGAAGCCATGTGGTTTTTGATGGACCTTGCGGAGCGTTCCAATAATAAAGAGTTGGCACAGCAGGCAACAAACATCACCCTGGATATCCTGGAATTTGGCTGGGACAAAAAGTATGGCGGGATATATTATTTTCTGGATGTAAAGGGCCTGCCGCCGCAGCAGCTCGAATGGGACCAGAAGCTTTGGTGGGTGCATATCGAAACGCTGATCAGCCTGTTGAAAGGTTATTTGCATACAGGTGACGAAAGGTGCTGGGCCTGGTTTGAAAAAGTACATGAATACACATGGACGCATTTTGCAGACCAGCAAAATCCGGAGTGGTTTGGGTACCTTAACCGCCAGGGAGAAGTACTTTTGCCTCTGAAAGGCGGTAAATGGAAAGGTTGTTTCCATGTTCCCCGCGGACTGTACCAGTGCTGGAAGACTTTGGAAGCAATCAGGGAGAAAAAATCGTCGGAGATTCAATTTTCATAA